The Caloranaerobacter ferrireducens genome contains a region encoding:
- a CDS encoding DUF6262 family protein yields the protein MSKKTLYNNPDIKERIETFRFQQSQVPTHAQIKCEMYKNNKDALISSLKRKIKKLEEQNKQLRAVEDCSY from the coding sequence ATATCTAAAAAGACTTTATATAATAATCCAGATATTAAAGAAAGAATTGAAACTTTTAGATTCCAACAATCACAAGTACCAACTCATGCTCAAATTAAGTGTGAAATGTATAAAAATAATAAAGATGCTTTAATATCATCTCTAAAACGTAAAATTAAAAAACTTGAAGAACAAAACAAACAGTTAAGAGCAGTTGAAGATTGCTCATACTGA
- a CDS encoding tyrosine-type recombinase/integrase, whose protein sequence is MRIKMSKNEENRKKTLEEGFKEFYRYCRVKNLSEATLDYYEECYRVFTEFFPSDNRIEVISQKVIYDYIIYLQNQTNCNSISINTRLRGLRVILYYFMKLGYLDEFKIKLIKSEKKVKETYSDKELELLLKKPNMNSCSFAEYRNWVIINYLLGTGNRLSTVVNLKIKDIDFENGLIKIEKSKNRRQQVIPLSKTLERILLEYIKIRRGEPDDYLFCNIYGQKLTTNALSTAIRKYNQKRGVMKTSIHLFRHTFAKKWILAGGDIFRLQKILNHKSLDIVKEYVNMFTDDLQDKFEKFNALEQIKGNSRNKIKIR, encoded by the coding sequence GTGAGAATAAAAATGTCCAAAAATGAAGAAAACAGAAAAAAGACTTTGGAAGAGGGATTTAAAGAATTTTATAGATATTGCAGAGTTAAAAATTTGTCAGAGGCAACACTAGATTATTATGAAGAGTGTTATAGAGTGTTTACTGAATTTTTTCCTAGTGATAATAGAATTGAAGTTATTTCACAAAAAGTAATATATGATTATATAATCTATCTGCAAAATCAGACAAACTGTAATTCGATATCAATAAATACTCGTTTACGAGGTCTACGAGTAATTTTATATTATTTTATGAAATTAGGTTATTTAGATGAATTTAAGATTAAATTAATTAAATCAGAAAAAAAGGTTAAAGAAACATATTCTGATAAAGAATTGGAACTTTTGTTAAAAAAGCCAAATATGAATAGTTGTAGTTTTGCAGAGTATAGAAATTGGGTTATTATAAATTATTTACTAGGTACTGGGAATAGATTGTCAACAGTAGTAAACTTAAAAATTAAAGATATAGATTTTGAAAATGGATTAATAAAAATTGAAAAAAGTAAAAATAGAAGGCAACAAGTTATTCCTCTTTCAAAGACTTTAGAAAGAATTCTATTAGAATATATTAAAATTAGAAGAGGAGAACCAGATGATTATTTATTTTGTAATATTTATGGACAAAAATTAACTACTAATGCACTTTCAACAGCAATAAGAAAATATAATCAAAAAAGAGGTGTTATGAAAACATCTATACATTTGTTTAGGCATACTTTTGCGAAAAAATGGATATTAGCAGGAGGAGATATATTTAGACTACAGAAAATTCTTAATCATAAGTCTTTAGATATTGTGAAAGAGTATGTTAATATGTTTACGGATGATTTGCAGGATAAATTTGAAAAATTCAATGCATTAGAGCAAATCAAGGGGAATAGTCGAAATAAAATTAAAATAAGATAA
- a CDS encoding NYN domain-containing protein encodes MTNEKIIEIKEKVKEQNVQNVGIFVDFDNIYYGLRDFAINLNDENYCIFKMLNDIYEKDRIRTMRAYADFDQVNGIKLKSLQEKRVQIRNVYGNGREEKYRKNASDIELSIDAIETYYKNENIDTYVFVTADSDMIPIMSRMMYKGKKVHLYYIDENRSQYQNITNYAHLSEDILTIFNISLERKKPEYWLDDVINIINQWYNNPKNNNKLLGGKWLNQELQEKLFMSHNLASNVIQYLEENEYIKKVSRVLNDKNIEGYILNSKNNENVIKMNEKAV; translated from the coding sequence ATGACTAATGAAAAAATAATTGAAATAAAAGAAAAAGTAAAAGAGCAAAATGTTCAAAATGTAGGAATATTTGTTGATTTTGATAATATTTATTATGGGCTAAGAGATTTTGCAATTAATTTAAATGACGAAAACTATTGTATATTTAAAATGTTAAATGATATTTATGAAAAAGATAGAATAAGAACTATGAGAGCATATGCTGATTTTGATCAAGTAAATGGAATAAAATTAAAATCATTACAAGAAAAAAGAGTTCAAATTAGAAATGTATATGGAAATGGTAGAGAAGAAAAATATCGAAAAAATGCATCTGATATCGAATTATCAATAGATGCAATAGAAACTTATTATAAAAATGAAAATATTGATACTTATGTATTCGTAACTGCTGATAGTGATATGATACCAATAATGAGTAGAATGATGTATAAAGGAAAAAAAGTTCATTTATATTATATTGATGAAAATAGATCACAATATCAAAATATTACAAACTATGCTCATTTAAGTGAAGATATATTAACAATTTTTAATATCTCTTTAGAAAGGAAAAAACCAGAATATTGGTTAGATGATGTTATAAATATAATTAATCAATGGTATAATAATCCCAAAAATAATAATAAGTTATTAGGTGGTAAATGGTTAAATCAAGAACTTCAAGAAAAATTATTTATGTCACATAACTTAGCATCAAATGTTATACAATATTTAGAAGAAAATGAATATATAAAGAAAGTTTCAAGAGTTTTAAATGATAAAAATATAGAAGGCTACATTTTAAATAGTAAAAATAACGAAAATGTAATTAAAATGAATGAAAAAGCAGTATAA
- a CDS encoding ParM/StbA family protein: MNNQILISIDHGNKNMKILGENGENVCFSSGYVESSVEPISVDNLLCYCNKYYSIGNSRFSVIFDKSTNEKFFILSLAGIASVLNHYQIKNANVMLTVGLPIVSFGNLKKKFQQYFVRDNVQFSFNGQDYKISIKNCFVFPQGYSAFLTVFKDFKDVQVVCCDIGGYTADIFTVNKGGKLDVGSATSINKGVITFFRDIQQELLKQDIRISEEQIEETLKENAPIVFDEKIINLIQQKAEQYIEDLLDEIREMGYETKINPMLFIGGGAMLLRKFIEKSNKVGYVEFLDQYANCRGYQLLARKALSMKEGE; encoded by the coding sequence ATGAACAATCAGATATTAATAAGTATAGATCATGGGAATAAGAATATGAAAATATTAGGAGAAAATGGTGAAAATGTGTGTTTTTCTTCTGGATATGTGGAATCTAGTGTAGAACCAATATCTGTGGACAACTTACTTTGTTACTGTAATAAATATTATTCAATCGGAAATAGCAGGTTTTCTGTTATTTTTGATAAAAGTACAAACGAAAAGTTTTTTATTTTAAGTTTAGCAGGAATTGCAAGTGTATTAAATCATTATCAAATTAAAAATGCAAATGTAATGTTAACAGTTGGGCTGCCAATAGTAAGTTTTGGTAATTTGAAGAAAAAATTTCAGCAGTATTTTGTACGAGATAATGTACAGTTTAGTTTTAATGGACAAGATTATAAAATATCTATTAAAAATTGTTTTGTCTTCCCTCAAGGGTACTCTGCTTTCCTTACAGTCTTTAAAGATTTTAAAGATGTACAAGTTGTATGCTGCGATATAGGAGGTTATACAGCAGACATTTTTACAGTAAATAAAGGCGGGAAATTAGATGTAGGTTCTGCTACTTCTATCAATAAGGGAGTTATAACCTTTTTTAGAGACATTCAGCAAGAATTATTAAAACAGGATATTAGAATTAGTGAAGAACAGATAGAAGAAACTTTAAAAGAAAATGCTCCAATTGTATTTGATGAAAAAATTATAAATTTAATACAGCAAAAAGCAGAACAATATATTGAAGACTTGTTAGACGAAATAAGAGAAATGGGCTATGAAACGAAAATAAATCCAATGCTTTTCATTGGTGGAGGGGCTATGCTTTTAAGAAAGTTCATTGAGAAATCAAATAAAGTAGGTTATGTAGAATTTCTTGATCAGTATGCAAACTGTAGAGGATATCAATTATTAGCAAGAAAAGCCCTATCTATGAAAGAGGGGGAGTAA